TAGAATAAAAATTCACAATCATCAATACGTGGAATATAAATATTATTTGCTTGTAGGAGCGAGCTTGCTCGCGAAGGTCGTCAATGATGACGCAGGGCTCAAGGCGCCCGAGGTGCTCTGAGGGTTTTCGCGAGCAAGCTCGCTCCTACAGAGGAATGTACGAAGTCATCATTTCGGCGAATGCGGCTATATTCAGCCAGCAGGCAGAAGGCCTTCAGTTAACAAAAGATAACGTAGCGCCGATTGTCAGACGATTCGAAAGCCCGATAGGATGGCCCCTGCTTCCTCAAGGGGCTCTAGATTGCAGGTTTGCGCACTGCGAACACCCTGGAAGGTGTTACGACCTAACAATAATAAATGGGAGAAAGGTCTATGAGTGAGCCTGTCATGGGTGTGGGTTTTTGCCGCCCGCTCGCGTCGCGCAAGTTCGCGGTGCTGGCTACAGCGCTCTCGCTGCTGGGGGCTGTCGCGGTGTCGACGGCTGCCCAGGCTGCAACCGAAGCCGCAGAACCTGCGGTATTTGCCATTGAATCCCCAAAGGCCGCAAAAGGCCTGATGATCGACGTCGCGCACGCCGGCAAGCGCCTGGTGGCGGTCGGTGATCGCGGGCATATCCTCTATTCCGATGATCAGGGCGCCACCTGGGTGCAAGCCAAGGTGCCGACCCGGCAGTTGCTCACGGCAGTGTTTTTCATCGACGACCAACACGGCTGGGCGGTGGGGCATGACGCCAAGATCCTCGCCAGCACCGACGCCGGGGCCACCTGGACTGAGCAGTTCAAAGACCTCAGCCGTGAGGCGCCGCTGCTGGACGTGCTGTTCAACGACCCCAACCACGGCTTTGCGGTGGGCGCCTACGGTGCGCTGATCGAGACCACCGACGCGGGCAAGACCTGGACCGATGTCAGCGACCGCCTCGACAACGAAGACCAGTACCACCTCAACGCCATCGCCCAGGTCAAGGACGCGGGCCTGTTTATCGTCGGCGAGCAGGGCAGCATGTTCCGCTCCAGCGATGAGGGGCAGACCTGGGAAAAACTCGAAGGCCCCTACGAGGGCTCGCTGTTTGGCGTGATTGGCACCGCCCAGCCCAAGACCCTGCTGGCCTACGGCTTGCGCGGCAATCTTTTCCGCTCCACCGATTTTGGTGACACCTGGAGGCCGGTGGAGCTCAAGGCCGCCCGTGGCACCCTGGAATTTGGCCTGTCGGGCGCGACTCTGCTCGACGACGGCACCCTGGTGGTGGTCGGCAACGGTGGCAGCGTGGTGGTCAGCCACGACGATGGCCTGACGTTCAGCGTATTCAACCGCCCGGACCGTATTTCACTCTCGGCGGTGACGGCGGCGGGCAATGGCGACTTGATTCTGGTGGGGCAGGGTGGCGTACGCGTCGCCGAGCCCACCGGCGCCGAACGCAAAAAACAATAAGAAGGCGGGGATAGAATGAGCAGTCATCACAACGATAAAGCGACCTTTCTTGAGCGCCTGATCTTCAACAACCGCCCGGCAGTGATCGTGATCTGCTTGCTGGTGAGCATTTTCCTGTTCTGGCAGGCCACCTTGATCCGGCCGTCCACCAGTTTTGAAAAAATGATCCCGCTGCAGCACCCCTTCATCGAAAAGATGATGGAGCACCGCAACGACCTGGCGAACCTGGGCAACACCGTGCGTATCTCGGTAGAGGCCAAGGACGGTGACATCTTCTCCAAGGAGTACATGGAGACCCTGCGCCAGATCAACGACGAAGTGTTCTACATCTCCGGCGTCGACCGTTCCGGCCTCAAGTCCCTGTGGAGCCCCAGCGTTCGCTGGACCGAAGTGACCGAAGAAGGCTTTGCCGGCGGCGAAGTGATCCCGCAGAGCTACAACGGCTCGCCGGAAAGCCTCGACCAGTTGCGCAACAACGTGCTCAAGTCCGGTCAGGTCGGGCGCCTGGTGGCCAACGACTTCAAGTCGAGCATCGTCGATATCCCGCTGCTGGAGTCCTACCCGGACCCGCAGGACCAGGGCAAGTTGCTGGCCCTGGACTACCAGAAGTTTTCCCATGAACTGGAAGACAAGATCCGCACCAAATTCCAGGAACAGAACCCCAACGTCCAGATCCATATTGTCGGTTTTGCCAAGAAAGTCGGCGACTTGATCGATGGCCTGATCATGGTGGTGCTGTTCTTCGGCATCGCGTTCGTGATCACCCTGGTGCTGCTGCTGTGGTTCACCAACTGCCTGCGCAGTACGGTCGCGGTGCTGATCACGACGCTGGTGGCCGTGGTCTGGCAACTGGGGTTGATGCACTTTTTCGGGTTCGGCCTGGATCCGTATTCCATGCTGGTGCCGTTCCTGATCTTCGCCATCGGCATTTCCCATGGCGTACAGAAGATCAACGGCATCGCCCTGCAATCCAGCGAGGCGGACAACGCCCTGACAGCGGCGCGGCGCACGTTCCGGCAACTGTTCCTGCCGGGGATGATCGCGATTCTCGCGGATGCGGTGGGCTTCATCACTCTGCTGATCATCGATATCGGCGTGATCCGTGAGCTGGCCATCGGCGCCTCCATCGGCGTGGCGGTGATCGTGTTCACCAACCTGATCCT
The Pseudomonas hygromyciniae genome window above contains:
- a CDS encoding WD40/YVTN/BNR-like repeat-containing protein — translated: MGVGFCRPLASRKFAVLATALSLLGAVAVSTAAQAATEAAEPAVFAIESPKAAKGLMIDVAHAGKRLVAVGDRGHILYSDDQGATWVQAKVPTRQLLTAVFFIDDQHGWAVGHDAKILASTDAGATWTEQFKDLSREAPLLDVLFNDPNHGFAVGAYGALIETTDAGKTWTDVSDRLDNEDQYHLNAIAQVKDAGLFIVGEQGSMFRSSDEGQTWEKLEGPYEGSLFGVIGTAQPKTLLAYGLRGNLFRSTDFGDTWRPVELKAARGTLEFGLSGATLLDDGTLVVVGNGGSVVVSHDDGLTFSVFNRPDRISLSAVTAAGNGDLILVGQGGVRVAEPTGAERKKQ